Proteins found in one Triticum urartu cultivar G1812 chromosome 4, Tu2.1, whole genome shotgun sequence genomic segment:
- the LOC125554694 gene encoding uncharacterized protein LOC125554694: MVYGSGAGVSESEVVTLRFARQVVAGRWFMALACLLILSASGATYAFGIYSTALKSSLGYDQCTLNTLAFFKDLGSNVGVVAGLLNEVAPPSAVLAVGAAMNLTGYLMVYLVVAGRTTRPPLWLMCAYVCAGANSQSLAGTGALITCVKSFPGSGRGVVLGLLKGYVGLSGAILTQLYLAIYGGDDSKSILLLIAWLPAAVSVVFLPVVRVKPPPPRRNEDGAFFCFLYISVALASYILVMIVVQKQSGFSHAAYAASATALLILLTLPLLSVLVRQEYYVSVPATPGPREATVPSRPRRERRPCHKFTGPQWISYMFSSGD; encoded by the coding sequence ATGGTGTACGGCAGTGGCGCGGGCGTGTCGGAGTCGGAGGTGGTGACACTGCGGTTCGCCCGACAGGTGGTGGCAGGGCGGTGGTTCATGGCGCTCGCGTGCCTGCTCATCCTGTCCGCGTCGGGGGCGACCTACGCCTTCGGCATCTACTCCACGGCGCTCAAGTCGTCGCTGGGCTACGACCAGTGCACGCTCAACACGCTCGCCTTCTTCAAGGACCTCGGCAGCAACGTCGGCGTCGTCGCCGGCCTCCTGAACGAGGTCGCGCCACCCTCGGCCGTGCTCGCCGTCGGCGCCGCCATGAACCTCACCGGCTACCTCATGGTCTACCTCGTCGTCGCCGGCCGGACGACGCGCCCGCCGCTCTGGCTCATGTGCGCCTACGTCTGCGCTGGGGCCAACTCGCAGTCCTTGGCCGGCACCGGCGCGCTCATCACCTGCGTCAAGAGCTTTCCAGGGAGCGGCCGCGGGGTCGTGCTGGGCCTGCTCAAGGGCTACGTCGGCCTCAGCGGCGCCATCCTCACGCAGCTCTACCTCGCCATCTACGGCGGGGACGACTCCAAGTCCATCCTGCTGCTCATCGCATGGCTCCCCGCAGCCGTCTccgtcgtcttcctccccgtcgTTCGCgtcaagccgccgccgcctagacGAAACGAGGATGGCGCTTTCTTCTGCTTCCTCTACATTTCCGTCGCCCTCGCCTCCTACATACTCGTGATGATCGTCGTCCAGAAGCAGAGCGGCTTCTCGCACGCTGCCTACGCCGCGTCGGCCACCGCGCTGCTCATTCTCCTCACCCTTCCCCTGCTCTCTGTCCTCGTCCGGCAGGAGTACTATGTTAGCGTCCCAGCTACACCTGGACCGAGAGAAGCCACGGTACCAAGCCGGCCCAGAAGGGAAAGGAGGCCTTGCCACAAGTTTACTGGACCCCAATGGATCTCCTACATGTTCAGCTCAGGAGACTAG